From uncultured Desulfovibrio sp.:
GCGCTGTGGGGCCCATGGTGGCGCGCAACAGGGCAAGGCTTTCCTGCAGGGCCTGAACGGCGGCATCCGGGCGCTGCAGGGCAAAGTTGGCGCGGCCCATGCCGTCCAGCGCCAGAGCGCGGCAGAGATCATCGCCGGGATAGCGCGCAACAAGCGCTTCCAGCGCTTCAATACACCTTTGCGGTTGGCCCTGCTTCATCAGATCAAGGGCGGGGCGCAGTTCATCAAGCCATTGGCGTTGTGCGGCCATCGGCAACTCCTCATGGAATAGGTGCTCGACAGAGTAAAAAGGCTTTCTAATGCAGCCAGAGGCAAGGGCTGCGGGGCAAGATCAGCCTTGCAGCATATCCATATGCAGCAGGGCTGGCTCTTCCACATGCCGCAGAATCTGCGGCCCATGCTCCCAGAGCCAGTTGCCGGATGCGCGGCTCAGGTCCACAGCGCGTAGATGCGCCGCCGCCATGCCGCAAAATTCTTCCACCGCCGCAACAATCTGCGCTCCGTGCTCCTGATTGGCCGGGGTCTGCGCCACAAGGCTCAATGCGCGCGCCAGTTGCGGGCCGAGCACGGGCAAAGTTACGGCCAGCTTTCCGGCCCATTTGTAAAAGGGCATGTAACGGCGGTTGCACAAAAAGACGAAGGAAAGCGCCGCCTCCGCAAAGCGCGCCGTTGTTAGCATGACCGCCACAGAATCATTGCGCTTGAGGCTGCGGGGCAGATTGTATTGCCCGGCCTGCGCCATGATCATGCAACGGGCAGCCATTTTTTTGAGCAGCACATCACGCGGATAGCACGCCAGCAGGGCATCGCGCCGCCGCGTAAATTCCCCGCCCCGGTCTTCAAAAACCTGACCGTTGGTGCAGGCCGCAAGCTGATGTTCGGGGATGGCAAGCCACTGCTGCCAGGTGGCGGGCACGTCATCCAGCCCGGTAAAAAAGGCATAAAAATCTTCAATGGGCAGCGGCCCTACCCTTCCCTGCCTGCGCTCAGGCGCAAGCCTGCTTTCAAAGCCCTGAAACTC
This genomic window contains:
- a CDS encoding DUF4037 domain-containing protein, with protein sequence MKGLNLAREFYAACLPALRAEIPDIMDVAAAGLVGEGSECFGCDDAESQDHDFGPAFCLWLPRQILRAELPRIEAAFARLPREFQGFESRLAPERRQGRVGPLPIEDFYAFFTGLDDVPATWQQWLAIPEHQLAACTNGQVFEDRGGEFTRRRDALLACYPRDVLLKKMAARCMIMAQAGQYNLPRSLKRNDSVAVMLTTARFAEAALSFVFLCNRRYMPFYKWAGKLAVTLPVLGPQLARALSLVAQTPANQEHGAQIVAAVEEFCGMAAAHLRAVDLSRASGNWLWEHGPQILRHVEEPALLHMDMLQG